TCTGTTAGGCAGATCAGATCCCAACAAGATGCAGCCTGAGACACCTGCTGAGATTCCTAGTTCAGTCACATTCATCCCTAGGAAGAAGTCAGTTGATGCCATGGTGGTGGATGAGGGCCCCAGATTTAGTAGTGCAAACCCATCTCTCATtagtgcagcagcagcagtagcctcTGATGGAACTGACCAATGTGAGATGGATGAAGATGACCCTAaagcatcaccaccaccaccaccactgatGCAGACCAACTCTAAGATGAACTCCCGGCGTTACAGGTCAAGTAGAGCAGATGATGAGTAAAGCTGATATTCTGGAGCCCTTTGTCAATGTATGTTTAAGAAAATTTACAAGTTTAAAACTTCTCGATGATGCTACATGTGTTTAGTGGATACTTTGTTGTACCTATGCCTCGGTTTTGTGATCCGAGTTGACCAGCTGTTGTTAATTACGGTTTTATTTATAGTTGTTAATTCATGTTTGAATTTCTTGTGCTGGGAGCTGTGGTTAATGCAGTTGCACTCCTAGAATTCAATAAGTCACAGTGATGAGCAGTGTATGCTGAAACATCTTTTGCTTCCCTTTGTAGTTTCGTGACAAACATAGTGTTTTACTGTGCATTCAAGAATCAACTTGGAGAGAAACAGAACATCCCTGCAGTCCACAATTAAGCACCAAGATTCCTCCCCTGGAATCAGATTCACCAGAATACACAAGGTTGTGCCCTTTTGATGTACAACAAATGTCATTAAGCTTTTGCATCTCCCATGAGGAAAATAGGCCATCTCCTTCAGGTTTCTGACTAAATTTCAGAACCAGTCTACAAGAAAAATCAAATGCCGAGATACTCTACCAATCTGTACATTCTTATAATTTCATGCTATTTCCCTTCTTATTTGCAGTAATTATTTACTTTGATCAAGACGTTTACAGCAGCAAACTACAGCTTGTCAGCAATTCTGTAGAGGGCATCAGCCACCTTGCCAAGCACACCTAGCAAGCTGCTCACTTGGTCCTTCCTCTGCTCCCTATCCAGTTGGCAGTTGATGTTCTGCGCCTCCAGCTGTGCCGCCACCATCCGGCTGCTCCGGTCTAGAATCTCAACAAGCTTGCCCTGCAGGTCAGCGGTTTCTCCTGGGGCATCATCGCTGCGCTGCCTCTTCTGCCCACCCTGCGGTGGTGGCGGCTCATCGGTAATTCTAATTTCTTCTTGTTGCTTGCCTTTGGATGTCCCTGCTGTTAAAAATTTGGATTGTTAGGTAGCGCTGTTGTTTGTCTCGCACTGCTTGCACATCATGCTTAAATTTAGGCGTTGTGTTTGTTGATTTGGGAGAACTTCATCTTGCTGAAATAAGGTAAACATAACAACTCTTGTTTCTTCTCAACTCTCATAGGCGAATCTAAAGTTTTGGGCTCTGTTCTTATGCTTTTGATTTGTTTGTGAGTTGCATGTTAGACCATCTCTGTTCACTGATGTAAGACGATTTGGCAGTTCAAATTGGCAGTTCAATTTGAACTGCCAAACGGCTTAAATTAGTGGGCAGAGGTAGTAGATGAGAAGAATAACTCAAAAATCTACATGTAAAAATGAGGTACCAGCTAGTTGATTATTTTTCTAAGCAAAGGAAGAGACTAAAGTCATGCTGGATTGTCAGTGAAGTGAATATAGTGAATACCACGAATACTTTTGGTCATTTCAGAATCTGTGCAAGACTTCAATTGAAAATGAGGCTGGTCAATTTTCTCAATAAAATTCCAAGTGGATTGACCATAATATAGTTTATTAATCCCTAGAAGTAGCTAGAAAAGGACCCTAGTCAACAGATTAACATCACGGGCAATGTTTCTGAATTGGCGCTGCCTGAAACGTTAAAGTGTGGCAAACAATTTTGAATTATAGCTGCCTGAAACTGACATGCTCCCGTGAGCATCTCAAACCTGGTGGATTTGATGCCTAAGATACTTTCAGCACAATTTCGTTCATTTTCTTTTATAAATTCAGGTTCAAAACTATCGCTTATTAAGTGCGTTTTGTGTACTTGTTAACTGCCAAATTATTCACTACTAGcagttgcacggaacatcaagatcttgtgggagaaaaggataaacgagggaaggccttatttgtaaatgtggagaggagtgcgggtaattgtcatagttttcttcctatccgttagatatagatcgggcggcctatattgcaggatgacagacacaccatcatcaccaactctgctttttgtAAGAGTAGATATATTGTCAACTGAAAACAGGCCGAACATCAGTGTTTGTTGCCTGCGGTCAGTTTTTCTTACAAAAGAAGAAATGATATGTAATTTTGGTTTATTGAACTTTTTCTTCTTAATGAAACTGAGGCATCTTTgagaaaaaaaaatagcaatagcaTTCACCATCTAGCAGGGTTGAATGACACGGGTAGCCTTTAATATTCTTACTTGCGAAATTATGTGATGATTTTAGTATATTTTCGGATTTTAGAAAGTAGGAATAAGACAAAACTTTAAATATTTAATGTTTAAGATTTTTTTTGTCGGATGAAACCAGTGGGAAATATATATTCTGTTATAAGTGGGAACAGGTCCAAAACGAGGACCGTAAGAAACTTGAGAGCAAAAGTATGGAAGGGAAAATCTAAAATGTTTGATAGGAACCATGTAAAATTCAGTTATTTTTTTACCTTGCTCTGAGCTCCCTTGCGTAGGTGCCTCGGTCTTCTTCTCTGCGACCAACACCACAAGAAGCAAAACTATTTCAGCCAAGCAACCAACCAGACTATGACAGTATTAAAAGAGTCTAATCAATCGCACATGTAACTCCAGGAATCAGAAAGAATAGTTAATTCAGATGCCCTGCCCAATATCATCGAATAACTAACAAGAAAAAATAAGGAACCAAATTTTCCGTTTGAATGGATGTCAAACCCGTCGACACAAACAAAACTGATTAATCGACACAACAGCAGAGCAGCTCCTACATTCAGCAGTATAAAACTGGCATAGTTGTCACCCCAAATTGAAGAATCATTCTGCATCCTGGAAAGGATAATAGCAGCAAGTGTTGTGCAGGTCAAATTATCACGCGGCAAAACCTTTTTTTGTTCAACATGCCCCTAATTGCGCCTCTTTTGTGTATTAGAAGAACACATCAAGACGGCAAATCAAGCACCAAATCAAATTCTTGGATGCAGAAAAGGTCACAAGTCCAAGACGAAATTTGCGCAAGAAAAAAAAGGACGAAATCTTGTGCTACTGTACTACCGATGAAGCTCACGCTTTTACCGCCAAGAATCAGCAACAAATCAGCGGCTCAACTGCACCATCAATTCAAAAAGCACACATTCTTCGCATGCAAGGGAGCGGCGCGCTCACCGGGTAcaggcacgggcacgggcacggccaCCACCGCGGGCGGCTGAGATGGAGACGGATATGGAGCCGTCGGCAGAACCGGCACCGGCACCGGCGGAGGCGCAGGCGCAGGCGCAGGCGTGGACGtttcctcgtcctcttcctcaGACGACGATGAGGACGAAAACAGCCCGTCGTCCCCGGCCACGGACGCGCGGCCACTGT
This region of Triticum aestivum cultivar Chinese Spring chromosome 2D, IWGSC CS RefSeq v2.1, whole genome shotgun sequence genomic DNA includes:
- the LOC123053178 gene encoding trihelix transcription factor ASR3 isoform X2, producing the protein MSSAGDPGGGIAGPGRAARLPRWTRQEILVLIEGKRVVEVRGRGRGRGAAGGAAAEPTKWAAVAEYCRRHGVERGPVQCRKRWSNLAGDYKKIREWERSLPSLAGKEVSFWAMRNDARRERRLPGFFDREVYDIIEGRGSGGGGIRDSGSNAAAVLAEVGEEEGKEKVVFDSGRASVAGDDGLFSSSSSSEEEDEETSTPAPAPAPPPVPVPVLPTAPYPSPSQPPAVVAVPVPVPVPEKKTEAPTQGSSEQGTSKGKQQEEIRITDEPPPPQGGQKRQRSDDAPGETADLQGKLVEILDRSSRMVAAQLEAQNINCQLDREQRKDQVSSLLGVLGKVADALYRIADKL
- the LOC123053178 gene encoding trihelix transcription factor ASR3 isoform X1, producing MSSAGDPGGGIAGPGRAARLPRWTRQEILVLIEGKRVVEVRGRGRGRGAAGGAAAEPTKWAAVAEYCRRHGVERGPVQCRKRWSNLAGDYKKIREWERSLPSLAGKEVSFWAMRNDARRERRLPGFFDREVYDIIEGRGSGGGGIRDSGSNAAAVLAEVGEEEGKEKVVFDSGRASVAGDDGLFSSSSSSEEEDEETSTPAPAPAPPPVPVPVLPTAPYPSPSQPPAVVAVPVPVPVPEKKTEAPTQGSSEQAGTSKGKQQEEIRITDEPPPPQGGQKRQRSDDAPGETADLQGKLVEILDRSSRMVAAQLEAQNINCQLDREQRKDQVSSLLGVLGKVADALYRIADKL